Proteins co-encoded in one Marinobacter gudaonensis genomic window:
- a CDS encoding YfgM family protein, whose amino-acid sequence MAELRTEEEQIQAIKDWWKKNGSSLLIGIGAALAIVFGWQAWQNYEAQQRTEAANQFANLLNAFSDQSDEQSGETVAFVAETLRNDYTDSAYAIYGNLILARQQMMQQENPEAAIDSLKWALEKSGEHQALALVVRNRLARAQFSAGQYDDALATIDAAGSADAFDAIFSELRGDILLAQGDRDGAREAYLAAREQSQQGRSGVLELKLADLGVGEGA is encoded by the coding sequence ATGGCAGAGTTGCGCACCGAAGAGGAACAGATCCAGGCCATCAAGGACTGGTGGAAGAAAAACGGCAGCTCCCTGCTCATTGGTATTGGCGCCGCGCTGGCCATCGTATTTGGCTGGCAGGCGTGGCAGAACTACGAGGCTCAGCAGCGCACCGAGGCGGCGAACCAGTTTGCCAACCTGCTCAATGCGTTCAGCGACCAGAGTGACGAGCAAAGTGGCGAGACCGTGGCTTTTGTGGCCGAGACCCTGCGGAATGACTATACCGACAGCGCCTACGCCATCTACGGCAACCTGATTCTTGCCCGTCAGCAGATGATGCAGCAGGAGAACCCCGAGGCGGCCATCGACTCGCTGAAATGGGCCCTGGAAAAGTCCGGTGAGCACCAGGCCCTGGCGCTGGTGGTTCGTAATCGCCTGGCACGGGCCCAGTTCTCTGCCGGGCAATACGACGACGCCCTGGCTACCATCGATGCCGCCGGCAGCGCCGACGCTTTTGATGCCATCTTCTCCGAACTTCGCGGCGACATCCTGCTTGCCCAGGGCGATCGCGACGGTGCCCGTGAAGCCTACCTGGCCGCCCGTGAGCAAAGCCAGCAGGGCCGTAGCGGGGTGCTGGAGCTGAAACTGGCAGACCTGGGTGTCGGGGAGGGGGCTTGA
- the der gene encoding ribosome biogenesis GTPase Der, which translates to MTPVIALVGRPNVGKSTLFNQMTRSRDALVADFPGLTRDRKYGEGYYEGQRFIVIDTGGLTGDEQGLDLEMARQSMQAVEEADIVLFLVDGRAGLTAGDELIADNLRRSGKTAHLVVNKTDGQDPDIAASDFYSLGFESTFLIAASHNRGIRSMLDLLLPSDEEQQEQDRADRYPGIRIGVVGRPNVGKSTLVNRMLGEDRVVVYDMPGTTRDSVYIPYERLGHQYTLIDTAGVRRRKNVREVVEKFSIIKTLQAIDDAHVVILVIDAREGLVDQDLHLIGFVLDAGRSLVIAVNKWDGMDPEDRARVKEQVQRRLDFLDYADKHYISALHGSGVGVMYESVQACYESAMAKWPTNRLTAILQDAVAQHQPPMVHGRRIKLRYAHQGGSNPPVIVVHGNQVDALPGAYKRYLENTFRKVLNVTGSPIRFEFKAGENPFAGKVDRLTPRQKVKKDNDLKQGRRPKKQRQKSVKR; encoded by the coding sequence ATGACGCCAGTAATCGCCCTTGTCGGACGTCCCAACGTTGGCAAATCCACGCTATTCAACCAGATGACCCGTTCGCGGGATGCCCTGGTTGCCGATTTTCCCGGACTGACCCGGGACCGTAAGTACGGCGAGGGCTATTATGAGGGCCAGCGCTTTATCGTAATCGATACCGGCGGCCTGACTGGCGATGAGCAAGGTCTGGATCTCGAGATGGCCCGGCAGTCCATGCAGGCGGTTGAAGAAGCAGACATCGTGCTGTTCCTGGTGGACGGCCGTGCTGGCCTGACTGCCGGCGATGAGCTGATTGCCGATAATCTGCGCCGGTCCGGCAAAACAGCCCATCTGGTGGTCAACAAAACCGATGGCCAGGATCCCGATATTGCCGCCTCTGACTTTTACAGCCTGGGCTTTGAGTCCACGTTCCTGATTGCGGCTTCTCACAACCGGGGCATCCGGTCCATGCTGGACCTGCTTCTGCCTTCGGACGAAGAGCAGCAGGAGCAGGATCGGGCTGACCGGTACCCTGGCATTCGCATTGGAGTGGTCGGCCGACCCAACGTGGGCAAGTCCACCCTGGTTAACCGAATGCTGGGCGAAGATCGCGTGGTGGTCTACGACATGCCCGGTACCACCCGAGACAGCGTCTATATTCCTTACGAACGCCTGGGGCATCAGTACACCCTGATTGATACCGCGGGTGTGCGCCGTCGCAAGAACGTTCGCGAGGTGGTGGAAAAGTTTTCCATTATCAAGACGCTGCAGGCCATTGATGATGCCCACGTGGTAATCCTTGTGATCGACGCGCGGGAAGGACTCGTGGACCAGGACCTGCACCTGATCGGTTTTGTGCTGGACGCCGGGCGTTCCCTGGTGATTGCCGTTAACAAGTGGGATGGCATGGACCCCGAGGACAGGGCCCGTGTGAAGGAGCAGGTGCAGCGGCGACTGGACTTCCTCGATTACGCTGACAAACACTACATTTCGGCGCTTCATGGCTCTGGGGTCGGAGTGATGTACGAATCCGTGCAAGCCTGTTATGAGTCTGCGATGGCGAAATGGCCGACCAACCGGCTGACTGCCATCCTCCAGGACGCGGTTGCCCAGCATCAGCCGCCCATGGTCCATGGGCGTCGAATCAAGCTCCGGTATGCCCACCAGGGTGGTTCCAACCCGCCAGTAATCGTAGTCCACGGCAACCAGGTGGATGCGTTGCCTGGTGCCTACAAACGGTACCTGGAGAACACCTTCCGGAAGGTGTTGAATGTAACCGGGTCGCCCATCCGGTTCGAGTTCAAGGCTGGTGAAAACCCGTTCGCTGGCAAGGTTGACCGACTCACACCACGGCAAAAGGTCAAAAAGGACAACGACCTCAAGCAGGGTCGCCGTCCCAAAAAGCAGCGCCAGAAAAGCGTCAAGCGCTGA
- a CDS encoding acetate/propionate family kinase yields the protein MEDTVLVVNCGSSSLKLALFDNRLQKQASALAERLGQDDAFARLGHEDTPLTLPPGASHSQALESLVEVFRERGLMSSAPVAVGHRVVHGGETFREAALIDDSVINAIENCAALAPLHNPVNLSGIRATLSQFPDVPQTAVFDTAFHQTLPKRAYLYAVPEAWYQDWGVRRYGFHGTSHAYIVLEAARLLDKTPATTSIISAHLGNGCSVTAIRDGISVDTSMGLTPLEGLVMGTRSGDVDPGLFDFLASKGMAADEVHRSLNQRGGLLGLSGQTNDMRTLCELADHGHEPSRNAIDVFCFRLARYIGAMMASVKELDGLVFTGGIGENSARIRQQTIDNLEIFGYKLSTDLNNHHGEYSDGRIESAESRYPVLVIPTNEELMIAREALQLAENTPNA from the coding sequence ATGGAAGATACCGTACTTGTCGTCAACTGCGGCAGCTCATCGCTCAAGCTCGCTCTTTTCGATAACCGCCTGCAGAAACAGGCATCGGCCCTCGCCGAACGTCTTGGCCAGGACGATGCGTTCGCCCGCCTTGGGCACGAGGACACCCCGCTCACGCTGCCACCGGGAGCCAGTCACAGTCAGGCCCTGGAATCACTGGTGGAAGTCTTTCGTGAGCGCGGGTTGATGAGTTCTGCCCCCGTCGCAGTTGGCCACCGGGTGGTTCACGGGGGCGAAACATTCCGCGAGGCCGCCCTGATTGATGATAGCGTCATCAACGCTATCGAAAACTGTGCCGCGCTGGCGCCTCTGCACAATCCGGTCAACCTCTCAGGAATCCGGGCCACCCTGTCACAGTTTCCAGACGTACCGCAGACCGCAGTCTTTGATACCGCCTTTCACCAGACCCTGCCCAAACGGGCCTATCTGTATGCCGTTCCTGAGGCCTGGTATCAGGACTGGGGCGTTAGACGCTACGGTTTCCACGGTACCAGCCATGCCTACATAGTCCTTGAAGCTGCCCGCCTGTTGGACAAAACACCGGCGACAACGTCCATCATCTCCGCCCATCTCGGTAACGGCTGCAGCGTTACCGCCATTCGAGACGGCATCAGTGTGGATACCAGCATGGGGCTCACCCCGCTCGAGGGCCTGGTCATGGGAACACGAAGCGGCGATGTCGACCCGGGGCTCTTCGACTTCCTGGCCAGCAAGGGCATGGCGGCCGATGAGGTGCACCGAAGCCTGAATCAACGGGGTGGCCTGTTGGGGCTCTCGGGCCAGACCAATGACATGCGCACCCTGTGCGAGCTGGCCGACCACGGCCACGAGCCATCCAGGAATGCCATCGATGTGTTCTGTTTCCGGTTAGCCCGGTACATTGGTGCGATGATGGCGTCAGTGAAGGAACTTGATGGCCTGGTGTTCACCGGTGGCATCGGCGAAAACAGTGCCCGGATCCGACAGCAGACCATCGACAACCTGGAAATCTTCGGATACAAGCTGAGTACCGACCTCAATAACCATCACGGAGAATACAGCGATGGCCGGATAGAAAGCGCCGAATCCCGGTATCCGGTGCTGGTCATTCCGACCAATGAAGAGCTGATGATCGCTCGCGAGGCGCTGCAGCTTGCTGAAAATACCCCCAACGCGTGA
- the bamB gene encoding outer membrane protein assembly factor BamB — protein sequence MPSLYNRLRGRAILLVLLLAGMAGCSTTDTFEQPAPLPEIEATAEFKRVWSMSVGDGHDGDFLYLAPLNAGDLIYAASADGELYAVESEAGKVVWQRETNDRIFSGLGGDNDRLYLTTEDAELVALSRADGTELWRQSLPTEVLSAPQSNGNLVVTHTIDGKVLGFNAASGEKLWQYDGTVPVLSIRGAAAPLVGGDIVIASFASGRMIALTADAGQPVWQYEVGQPQGRTELERLVDITGQPLVLDSAILAVGYQGKLALVDIRTGQEIWSRKASSLYSPMVGGGDIYLASANGDLVALRGSDRREIWTQDRLAWRQLTQPMLYNDYLVVGDFEGYLHALNREDGALVGQLEFDDEGIRVPAQRLANGNLLVFGNSGEMAVFKVQPQD from the coding sequence ATGCCTTCTTTGTACAACAGGCTACGGGGACGCGCCATACTGCTGGTGCTGTTACTGGCCGGAATGGCCGGGTGCAGTACGACCGACACCTTTGAGCAACCAGCACCTCTGCCAGAGATTGAAGCCACGGCCGAGTTCAAGCGAGTCTGGAGCATGTCGGTGGGCGATGGCCACGATGGCGATTTCCTGTACCTGGCGCCGCTCAACGCCGGAGATCTCATCTATGCGGCATCGGCTGATGGCGAGCTGTACGCCGTGGAGTCCGAGGCGGGCAAGGTGGTCTGGCAACGTGAGACCAACGACCGAATCTTTTCGGGTCTCGGCGGCGATAACGACCGGCTCTACCTGACCACAGAGGACGCCGAACTGGTGGCGCTGTCCCGGGCCGATGGCACCGAACTCTGGCGTCAGTCTCTGCCTACGGAAGTGCTCTCGGCCCCCCAGTCCAACGGTAATCTGGTGGTGACGCACACCATCGATGGCAAAGTACTGGGCTTCAATGCCGCCAGTGGCGAGAAGCTCTGGCAGTACGACGGCACGGTACCGGTACTTTCCATTCGCGGGGCAGCCGCGCCCCTGGTGGGCGGCGACATAGTGATAGCGTCTTTTGCCAGTGGTCGGATGATCGCGCTCACCGCCGACGCGGGCCAGCCGGTATGGCAGTACGAAGTGGGCCAGCCCCAGGGCCGTACAGAGCTTGAGCGCCTGGTTGATATAACCGGCCAGCCACTGGTGCTGGATTCTGCCATCCTGGCGGTTGGCTACCAGGGCAAGCTTGCCCTGGTGGATATCCGTACCGGGCAGGAAATCTGGAGCCGCAAGGCCTCCAGTCTGTACTCACCGATGGTCGGTGGTGGTGATATCTACCTTGCCTCAGCCAACGGCGATCTGGTGGCCCTGCGCGGTTCCGATCGCCGGGAAATATGGACTCAGGACCGCTTGGCGTGGAGGCAGCTCACTCAGCCCATGTTGTACAACGATTACCTGGTAGTGGGTGATTTTGAAGGGTATCTGCACGCACTCAACCGTGAGGACGGCGCCCTGGTGGGGCAGCTCGAGTTTGACGATGAGGGTATCCGCGTACCGGCACAGCGGCTGGCCAATGGTAACCTGCTCGTTTTTGGAAACAGCGGCGAAATGGCTGTTTTCAAGGTTCAGCCTCAGGATTGA
- the pta gene encoding phosphate acetyltransferase, with protein sequence MAKSLFIAPTSMDSGLTSVCLGLLRALERVGVSVGFYKPFRQTVHQAEAVHNEGQDSSVAFVRASSHMNPPDPLPLKQAQQQLNRGKSDELMETVVGEYQKVAREFDVVIIEGLVPDRTEAYIARLNVEVARNLGSEVILVSTPGHQTAQQLDEELDFSARLFADPSDPDVIGIILNKVGEPEKSGLEPRSSDDQGPVSVKYRTECRVFREERFRLIAEIPWQPELLAPRISDIVRELKLPVLSEGQMNARRVQRVSVCARSIRNMTETLRPGTLMVTPGDREDIIVTTALAALNGVPLAGLMLTGGLLPDQRVIDLCHSALQTGLPVLGSDANTYESAHMLANLSNAIPVDDPARIEKAMEAVATRIDTDWLQQHLRVERQSRLSPPAFRYQLSERARAAAKRIVLPEGNEPRTVQAAIICHQRKLARCALIGKPDEIRRVAGSQDLELPEDIEIIDPAEVRERYIAPMVELRKHKGLTSDMAEAMLEDNVVLGTMMVALDEADGLVSGAVHTTANTVRPALQLIKTHDHAKVVSSVFFMLLPQQVVVYGDCAINPDPTAEELADIAIQSAESAEAFGIEPRVAMISYSTGESGSGQDVDKVREATRLARERRPDLLLDGPLQYDAAAIESVGKSKAPDSKVAGKATVFVFPDLNTGNTTYKAVQRSANVVSIGPMLQGLRKPVNDLSRGALVEDIVFTIALTAVQARQVENATRG encoded by the coding sequence ATGGCCAAAAGCCTTTTCATTGCCCCGACCTCCATGGATTCCGGCCTCACGTCTGTCTGCCTGGGTCTGTTACGGGCCCTGGAGCGGGTCGGCGTCAGCGTCGGCTTCTATAAGCCCTTCCGCCAGACCGTTCACCAGGCTGAGGCTGTGCATAATGAAGGTCAGGATTCCTCCGTGGCCTTCGTTCGTGCCAGCAGCCACATGAATCCCCCCGACCCGCTGCCCCTGAAGCAGGCCCAGCAGCAACTAAACCGGGGCAAGTCTGACGAACTGATGGAAACCGTGGTCGGTGAATATCAGAAAGTCGCCCGGGAATTCGATGTGGTCATTATCGAGGGGCTGGTGCCTGACCGGACCGAGGCCTACATTGCCCGCCTGAATGTGGAAGTTGCCCGCAACCTCGGCTCCGAGGTCATCCTGGTGAGCACGCCCGGCCACCAGACCGCTCAACAGCTCGATGAAGAGCTGGACTTCTCCGCCCGCCTGTTCGCCGACCCGAGCGATCCGGACGTGATCGGCATTATCCTGAACAAGGTGGGCGAACCGGAGAAATCCGGCCTGGAACCACGGTCGTCAGATGATCAGGGCCCGGTTTCCGTAAAGTACCGCACCGAATGCCGGGTTTTCCGGGAGGAGCGCTTTCGGCTGATCGCGGAGATACCCTGGCAGCCCGAACTGCTGGCACCCCGAATCTCCGACATCGTCCGCGAACTCAAGCTTCCGGTCCTCAGTGAGGGGCAAATGAATGCCCGACGGGTTCAGCGGGTATCCGTGTGCGCCCGAAGCATCCGCAATATGACCGAGACGCTGCGACCCGGCACGCTGATGGTCACACCGGGCGACCGCGAAGACATCATTGTAACGACCGCCCTCGCCGCCCTGAACGGGGTTCCCCTGGCCGGCCTGATGCTGACCGGCGGACTGTTGCCGGATCAGCGCGTGATCGATCTCTGCCACAGCGCACTGCAAACCGGTCTGCCAGTGCTGGGTTCCGATGCCAATACCTACGAATCTGCCCATATGTTGGCGAACCTGTCCAACGCCATTCCTGTGGATGATCCGGCACGGATCGAAAAAGCCATGGAAGCCGTTGCAACCCGTATAGACACCGACTGGCTGCAGCAGCATCTTCGGGTGGAACGCCAGAGCCGGCTCTCTCCACCTGCCTTTCGCTACCAGCTTTCGGAGCGTGCCCGGGCGGCTGCCAAGCGGATTGTGCTGCCCGAGGGCAACGAACCGCGTACGGTACAGGCCGCCATCATCTGCCACCAGCGCAAGCTGGCCCGCTGCGCCCTGATTGGCAAGCCAGATGAAATCCGCCGGGTGGCCGGCTCCCAGGACCTGGAGCTGCCGGAGGATATCGAGATCATTGACCCCGCCGAAGTAAGAGAACGTTATATCGCACCCATGGTGGAACTGCGCAAGCACAAGGGCCTGACCTCTGATATGGCCGAGGCGATGCTGGAGGACAATGTGGTTCTGGGAACCATGATGGTAGCCCTTGACGAGGCCGACGGCCTGGTGTCCGGTGCTGTCCACACCACCGCCAACACCGTTCGGCCAGCCCTTCAGTTGATCAAGACCCACGACCACGCCAAGGTGGTGTCGTCGGTGTTCTTCATGCTGTTGCCGCAACAGGTGGTGGTTTACGGCGACTGTGCCATCAACCCGGACCCCACCGCGGAAGAGCTCGCGGACATCGCGATCCAGAGCGCCGAGTCTGCTGAAGCGTTTGGCATTGAGCCGCGGGTGGCGATGATCAGTTACAGCACTGGCGAGTCCGGCAGCGGCCAGGATGTCGACAAAGTGCGGGAAGCCACCCGGCTTGCCCGCGAACGTCGCCCCGACCTGCTGCTCGACGGCCCGCTGCAATACGATGCGGCCGCCATCGAGAGCGTCGGAAAGAGCAAGGCACCGGACAGCAAGGTGGCCGGCAAGGCGACCGTCTTCGTATTCCCGGACCTTAACACCGGCAATACCACCTACAAGGCGGTACAGCGCAGCGCCAATGTGGTGAGTATCGGGCCCATGCTTCAGGGCCTCAGAAAGCCGGTGAACGATCTTTCGAGAGGAGCCCTGGTGGAGGATATCGTGTTTACGATTGCCTTGACCGCCGTACAGGCGAGGCAGGTGGAAAACGCCACCAGGGGCTGA
- the hisS gene encoding histidine--tRNA ligase — MAKIQAIRGMNDILPEQTPVWQFVESTVRRVLAQYGYQEIRMPIVEQTDLFKRSIGEVTDIVEKEMYTFEDRNGDSLTLRPEGTAGCVRAAEEHGLLFNQTRRLWYTGPMFRHERPQKGRYRQFHQIGVECFGIPGPDIDAELLILTARLWRELGLAEHTRLEINSIGTSEARKVYRSALVDYLSQFKSELDADSQRRLESNPLRILDSKDPGTRKILEQAPSLDDYLDEESREHFERLKALLDAAGVRYSVNPALVRGLDYYGKTVFEWITDSLGAQGTVCAGGRYDGLVEQLGGKPTVAVGFAMGLERLILLLETLGLIPDEVNSNADVYVTAMGEGALAPALVLSEQLRAALPGRVIVCHCGGGSFKSQMKKADRSGARYAVILGENEVASQTVGLKPLRADEPQSEVAQAELAGVLADVLGG, encoded by the coding sequence TTGGCAAAGATTCAGGCAATTCGCGGGATGAACGATATCCTGCCGGAGCAGACGCCCGTGTGGCAATTTGTGGAGTCCACGGTGCGCCGGGTGTTGGCCCAGTACGGGTACCAGGAAATCCGAATGCCCATCGTGGAACAGACAGACCTGTTCAAGCGGTCGATCGGCGAGGTGACCGACATTGTCGAGAAAGAAATGTACACCTTCGAGGACCGCAACGGCGATAGCCTGACCCTCCGTCCTGAGGGCACCGCCGGCTGCGTGCGCGCTGCTGAGGAGCATGGCCTGCTGTTCAACCAGACCCGGCGTTTGTGGTACACGGGGCCGATGTTCCGCCACGAGCGTCCGCAGAAGGGCCGGTATCGGCAGTTTCACCAGATTGGCGTGGAATGTTTTGGCATCCCGGGACCGGACATAGATGCCGAGCTGCTGATCCTGACGGCCCGCCTCTGGCGGGAACTCGGGCTCGCCGAACACACCCGCCTGGAAATCAATTCCATCGGTACCTCCGAGGCCAGGAAGGTCTATCGTTCAGCGCTCGTGGACTACCTGAGCCAGTTCAAATCCGAGCTGGACGCCGACAGCCAGCGCCGGCTGGAAAGCAATCCCTTGCGTATCCTCGACAGTAAGGATCCGGGAACCCGGAAGATCCTGGAGCAGGCTCCGAGCCTGGATGATTATCTCGACGAGGAATCCCGGGAACATTTCGAGCGGCTGAAAGCGTTGCTCGACGCTGCCGGCGTTCGCTACTCGGTGAATCCGGCGCTGGTTCGAGGACTTGATTACTACGGCAAGACCGTTTTTGAGTGGATCACCGACAGCCTCGGCGCCCAGGGCACAGTATGTGCCGGCGGTCGCTACGACGGACTGGTCGAGCAGCTCGGCGGCAAGCCTACCGTTGCCGTTGGCTTTGCCATGGGCCTCGAGCGCCTGATCCTGCTGCTCGAGACGCTGGGACTGATTCCGGATGAGGTGAACAGCAACGCGGATGTCTATGTGACAGCCATGGGTGAGGGTGCTCTGGCGCCGGCCCTGGTGCTCTCGGAACAGCTGCGGGCTGCACTGCCCGGTCGCGTGATTGTCTGCCATTGTGGCGGTGGCAGTTTCAAGAGCCAGATGAAGAAAGCCGACCGCAGCGGCGCCCGCTACGCCGTCATTCTCGGCGAGAACGAAGTGGCCAGCCAGACCGTTGGGCTGAAACCCCTGCGAGCGGATGAGCCCCAGAGCGAAGTGGCGCAGGCCGAACTCGCCGGCGTGCTGGCCGACGTGCTAGGCGGCTGA